From the genome of Methanomicrobia archaeon, one region includes:
- a CDS encoding molybdenum-pterin-binding protein, whose translation MPLSARNRIKGVVKGIEKGEVASTIKIEVTGPAVITSMITREAAEELKLKVGDTVEAVIKASEVMIFKE comes from the coding sequence ATGCCATTAAGTGCACGGAATCGAATTAAAGGCGTCGTGAAGGGTATTGAGAAGGGCGAAGTGGCCTCTACGATCAAGATCGAGGTTACCGGACCTGCGGTCATCACGTCTATGATCACCCGGGAAGCGGCCGAGGAGCTCAAGCTCAAGGTCGGCGATACGGTGGAAGCGGTGATCAAAGCGTCTGAAGTGATGATCTTTAAGGAATAG
- the wtpA gene encoding tungstate ABC transporter substrate-binding protein WtpA: MLGLLLVCTLVAAAFCSMPGCAQDKQVIKVYHAGSLAVPLEQAEQQFEALHPEFDVRRESMGSVACIQQITEIGKNGDVLASADYFLIPEMMYPDYADWYVRFATNDVVLAYNAEKSMYADEITPENWYEILRRPGVIFGFSNPNDDPCGYRSVMIFKLAELNYGDDQIFDDLILDNTAITIEEKADGTYYITTPMDLKPDTTKVNIRPKSVELVAFVEEGGLDYAFEYRSVAVQHNLEFVDLPPGVDLSSIEHADIYKKVQVELASGSVQTGTPIVYGITVPSVADNREGGLEYVKFVIGEPGQQIFADNGQPPIVPPDGSGKVPGVCSRLDR; encoded by the coding sequence GCGGCCTTCTGCAGTATGCCCGGGTGCGCCCAGGATAAGCAGGTAATCAAGGTCTATCATGCGGGCAGTTTGGCGGTGCCGCTCGAGCAGGCGGAGCAGCAATTCGAGGCGCTGCATCCCGAGTTCGACGTGCGGCGTGAATCCATGGGCAGTGTCGCGTGCATACAGCAGATCACGGAGATCGGGAAGAATGGTGATGTGCTCGCATCCGCGGATTATTTCCTGATACCGGAGATGATGTACCCGGACTACGCGGATTGGTATGTGCGGTTTGCGACCAATGATGTTGTGCTGGCGTATAATGCTGAGAAGAGCATGTACGCCGATGAGATAACGCCCGAGAACTGGTACGAGATCCTGCGCCGTCCCGGCGTGATCTTCGGATTCTCGAATCCGAACGATGACCCCTGTGGCTATCGATCAGTCATGATCTTCAAGCTCGCAGAGCTCAATTACGGCGATGACCAGATCTTCGACGATCTGATCCTTGACAATACTGCGATCACGATCGAGGAGAAAGCAGACGGAACCTATTATATAACGACGCCTATGGATCTTAAACCGGACACCACGAAGGTCAATATCCGCCCGAAATCGGTCGAGCTGGTGGCCTTTGTGGAGGAAGGCGGGCTTGATTATGCCTTCGAGTACCGGAGCGTCGCTGTGCAGCACAATCTCGAATTCGTCGATCTGCCACCGGGCGTCGATCTGAGCTCGATAGAACATGCGGACATCTACAAGAAGGTTCAGGTTGAGCTCGCATCAGGAAGCGTCCAGACAGGAACACCGATCGTCTACGGGATAACCGTACCATCGGTTGCCGATAATCGCGAAGGTGGTCTGGAGTACGTGAAATTCGTCATTGGCGAACCCGGCCAGCAGATCTTCGCGGACAACGGGCAGCCGCCCATCGTACCACCCGACGGCAGCGGTAAGGTGCCCGGAGTCTGCAGTAGGCTTGATAGATAA